The sequence below is a genomic window from Bacteroidota bacterium.
AGACCAGCACAAGGCCGGTGACGATGAAAATTATTTTTTTCCGGAGAGACACGATCTGAAGTGAACTCCGAAAGTTACCCCGAATGAAATTGAATTCTCCAGGAGCAGGAGAAAATTATCAATAAAACAATGTTAAAAGGCGCTGCACAGAAAAACTCTAATTGTAAGACGCTGCTGAATTGCGAAAGTTACATGCTGGAAAAAATATAAATGGTTCTTAATTTGCAGCACAACAGAACCACAACACATCCGTTTATTCATCATGAACAACAACGAAAAAAAACTGCATCATCTTCTTCACCGCACCGGTTTTGGCCCGACTCCCGAACTGATCGATCGTTTCAGCGGAATGGCGATTCCTGACGTGCAGAAAGAAATTTTTTCCGATGCAGAAATCATCCAGGACCTCACGATCATTCCGCGGCCCGACACGAATGACAAAGGAGAGGTGCGCCCGCTTAAAGTGGTTGTCCTTGTTCTGAAATCGCAGAAGGAAAAAGAATTGCTGAACCTCGCGTGGATCGACCGTATGGCGGTGGCGCAGGCGATGCTGCGCGAAAAGATGACGATGTTCTGGCATAATCATTTTGCAACGTCAGCGAATTTCGGCTGGCTGATGCAGGTGCAGCATAATCTTCTTCGAAAACATGCGCTTGGAAATTTCGCAACGATGTTGCACGAAATTTCCAAAGACCCGGCCATGATACTCTGGCTGAATAACCAGGAAAATAAAAAAGATGCGCCCAATGAGAATTTTGCACGTGAAGTGATGGAGCTTTTTACACTCGGTGAGGGAAACGGTTATTCTGAGAATGACATCAAGCAGGCGGCGCGCGCATTTACGGGATGGGCCGTGAATAAAAAAGGAGAATTCGAATTCCGCGAAAAAGATCACGACGATGGAGAAAAAGAACTGTTCGGCAAAAAAGGAAATTTTGGCGGAGAAGATATCATCAACATGCTCCTGGAAAAAGAACAGGTTTCCATTTTCATTGCACGGAAAATTTACAAATGGTTTGTGAATCATGAAGTGGACGAAGAGCGCGTGGATGAACTCGCGAAAAAATTCCGCTCTTCAAAATATGATATCAGCGATCTCATGCAATACATTTTTTCTTCTTCGTGGTTTTATGACGAAGAAAATATCGGCTGTAACATTGTTACACCGGTTGAACTCATTGTGCGTTTGAAAAAATTATGCAAGTTGGAAGTGGATGATCAGCAGATGCTCGCTTTGCAACAGGTGCTCGGACAAACTTTATTTCTTCCGCCGAATGTGGCAGGATGGAAACCGGGAAGAGCGTGGATCAATTCCACTTCGCTCGTACAGCGAATGCATTTGCCGAAAGCGATGCTTGATTCCGGAACTGCGCGTTTAAATAAACGCCCGGCATTCGAAGAACAGAACAACGGAAAACCGGCAGCCGATGAAAAAGTGAAAGTAAAAACAGAGTGGAAACTTCTCGTGGATCATTTCACAAAAAAATCCGACGCAGAACTCACAGAAGCGATCATTGATTTTTTAATTCTATCGCCGAATGATAGGATAGACCGGCAACTCATTGAAAAAAATATTGACGCATCGAACCGCGAGCGAAGAGTGATCACCACCATTGCAGCA
It includes:
- a CDS encoding DUF1800 domain-containing protein, producing the protein MNNNEKKLHHLLHRTGFGPTPELIDRFSGMAIPDVQKEIFSDAEIIQDLTIIPRPDTNDKGEVRPLKVVVLVLKSQKEKELLNLAWIDRMAVAQAMLREKMTMFWHNHFATSANFGWLMQVQHNLLRKHALGNFATMLHEISKDPAMILWLNNQENKKDAPNENFAREVMELFTLGEGNGYSENDIKQAARAFTGWAVNKKGEFEFREKDHDDGEKELFGKKGNFGGEDIINMLLEKEQVSIFIARKIYKWFVNHEVDEERVDELAKKFRSSKYDISDLMQYIFSSSWFYDEENIGCNIVTPVELIVRLKKLCKLEVDDQQMLALQQVLGQTLFLPPNVAGWKPGRAWINSTSLVQRMHLPKAMLDSGTARLNKRPAFEEQNNGKPAADEKVKVKTEWKLLVDHFTKKSDAELTEAIIDFLILSPNDRIDRQLIEKNIDASNRERRVITTIAAVMQTPEFQIV